In Labrus bergylta chromosome 1, fLabBer1.1, whole genome shotgun sequence, one genomic interval encodes:
- the ccdc40 gene encoding coiled-coil domain-containing protein 40 translates to MEREREEGRMESFDQEEEDSRTQDGRVQSAEDHGATVPFDQECGLQDQPEAELDRATPKPHSDHRGTDEYHTEVVENVTEVPLPHFSDLNASEDTEDHDPLQEEEEFIVLDPEHPLVRRQQAALSRQLSNELERINERLKQKQSIEKTDDKHKLEVAVELFRVQEQLARLQSRLEERHQNKAQAEAKHRQIQDQLGVVKSQYSSTTNQNKKAKSNMSQLQSEIDNLMQHLVFAQGVSEDLRSHVKALKNAKHKAGAEKTQAEEQKLKQDIYVERLMKDLERLTQQVAMYETQASAQAEETQAAKEALAEAEMEVESLAMARRQLMQQWSSSLMGMRRRDEAFSAMQDATRAVAHQGILLDREIEGYKKSVAEEQEQNETLTMQLNWSQMDGNTSKKQISQKQAQQEALHAHYTTCLRTLRETERTLSRLTKETGIHHVEVNDQRKHLEKESAVRLELEDKIMTNMQQKLTHNKAAKYSERLTSKIALLKKEKVSQLWQLENNIAVVELERSKVIQHLESLAVIQEALDEEISKKNKITTTIQANISSFVTLIAQKQSSIANYDKKIGQIVASTGRDDLSPMQIKIEALMSQSAEVTATMESVKKLWMKRQEILEEQSQEIEANSKDMFKLQKEYTGMQKERICLESQVEVEHRDKMELEKNAKTLRGDLLKLNTLISKNGQLSVALEQDNELMETDFLHRLKEAERDSIKMQMKHEKTQEEKERLLNSLLEAQQQIMLWEKKIQLVKETRSAVDIDLGQGDFQMMKTEIHRMEVRLNQLMKQQERLLRESEATVARRETIVLRREAMVHTSIKQNTKGELNRAIQCLQRKIQDTHKHVVECEQVIRDLQESRVILSDKLAQQKQQLVDVCSFSYILEPDFVNLQDTKDSNLAHLVTLQSRTKKLQGLSVGGYQALSTSESIDVATQSKMERMHTTSAILHRVCQEFPQHQGALHRLLLALAARTQVLEQEMS, encoded by the exons atggagagggaaagagaggagggtAGGATGGAAAGCTTCGAccaagaggaggaagacagcAGGACGCAGGATGGAAGAGTTCAATCTGCAGAGGACCATGGAGCAACTGTACCATTCGATCAAGAG TGTGGCTTACAGGATCAGCCAGAAGCAGAGCTGGATAGGGCGACCCCCAAGCCTCACTCTGACCACAGGGGCACAGATGAATATCACACTGAAG TGGTGGAAAATGTTACTGAGGTGCCGTTACCTCACTTCTCAGATCTAAATGCATCGGAAGACACAGAGGACCATGATCCACTgcaagaagaagaggagtttATTGTTCTGGACCCTGAGCAT CCCCTGGTTAGAAGGCAGCAAGCCGCCCTCAGCAGGCAGCTCAGCAATGAGTTGGAGAGGATCAACGAGCGTCTAAAGCAAAAG CAATCAATAGAGAAGACGGATGACAAGCACAAACTGGAGGTAGCTGTCGAGTTATTTAGGGTTCAGGAGCAGCTTGCGAGACTCCAGAGCAGGCTGGAGGAGCGTCATCAAAACAAGGCACAGGCTGAAGCCAAACATCGGCAGATCCAGGATCAACTGGGGGTGGTGAAGAGCCAGTATTCTAGTACCACCAACCAGAACAAGAAAGCCAAATCTAACA TGTCCCAGCTACAGTCGGAGATAGACAACCTGATGCAGCATCTCGTCTTCGCACAAGGAGTCAGTGAGGATCTGCGCTCTCATGTGAAAGCTTTGAAGAATGCCAAACACAAAGCGGGAGCTGAGAAGACCCAGGCTGAAGAACAGAAATTAAAGCAG GATATTTATGTTGAGCGTCTAATGAAGGATCTGGAGAGGCTGACGCAGCAGGTAGCCATGTATGAGACCCAGGCGAGTGCCCAAGCAGAAGAGACACAGGCAGCCAAAGAAGCTCTAGCTGAG GCGGAGATGGAAGTGGAGTCTCTGGCAATGGCTCGTAGGCAGCTGATGCAGCAGTGGAGCAGCAGCTTGATGGGGATGAGGAGACGAGATGAGGCCTTCAGCGCAATGCAGGACGCCACGCG TGCTGTTGCGCACCAGGGGATTTTGCTGGACAGAGAGATTGAAGGATACAAGAAATCTGTCGCTGAGGAGCAGGAGCAAAATGAGACACTAACTATGCAGCTCAACTGGTCCCAGATGGATGGTAACACCTCAAAGAAGCAGATCAGCCAGAAGCAGGCCCAGCAAGAGGCTTTGCATGCTCACTACACAACCTGCCTTCGCACTCTAAGGGAGACTGAGCGCACTCTCAGCAGGCTGACTAAG GAAACGGGCATCCACCACGTTGAAGTGAACGATCAGAGGAAGCACTTGGAGAAAGAGAGTGCTGTGCGCCTAGAGTTGGAGGACAAGATTATGACCAATATGCAGCAGAAGCTCACCCACAACAAGGCGGCCAAATACTCCGAAAGGCTCACCAGCAAGATAGCCTTGCTTAAGAAGGAAAAG GTCTCTCAGTTGTGGCAGCTGGAGAACAATATAGCAGTGGTGGAACTGGAGAGGAGCAAGGTCATTCAACATCTGGAAAGCCTGGCTGTCATCCAGGAAGCCCTCGATGAAGAAatctcaaagaaaaacaagataacaACAACCATCCAGGCcaacatttcttcttttgtcaCACTAATTGCTCAGAAGCAATCCAGCATAGCAAACTATGACAAAAAAATCGGTCAAATCGTCGCCAGCACTGGG CGTGATGACCTTAGTCCGATGCAAATCAAGATAGAGGCATTGATGTCACAGTCTGCAGAAGTGACTGCAACTATGGAGAGTGTCAAAAAGCTCTGGATGAAACGTCAGGAGATACTGGAAGAGCAGAGCCAGGAAATAGAAGCCAACAGCAAGGACATGTTCAAACTGCAGAAAGAGTACACAGGCATGCAGAAGGAAAGGATATGCCTGGAGA GTCAGGTGGAAGTAGAGCATCGTGACAAGATGGAGCTGGAGAAGAATGCAAAGACGCTGAGAGGCGACCTGCTGAAGCTCAACACTCTGATCAGCAAGAACGGACAGCTCAGTGTTGCACTAGAGCAGGACAATGAACTGATGGAGACAGACTTCCTGCACAGACTCAAG GAGGCTGAGCGGGATTCTATCAAGATGCAGATGAAACACGAGAAGACccaggaggaaaaagagagactcCTTAACAGTCTGCTAGAGGCCCA GCAGCAGATTATGCTGTGGGAGAAGAAGATCCAGCTTGTAAAAGAGACACGTTCTGCCGTGGACATAGATTTGGGTCAGGGAGACTTCCAGATGATGAAGACTGAGATACACCGTATGGAG GTACGACTCAACcagctgatgaagcagcaggagcgaCTGCTCAGAGAAAGTGAAGCGACAGTGGCAAGGAGGGAGACCATTGTGCTGCGCAGGGAGGCCATGGTCCACACTTCCATCAAACAGAATACAAAGGGCGAACTAAACCGAGCGATACAGTGCCTGCAGCGCAAGATCCAGGACACACACAAG CATGTAGTCGAGTGTGAGCAGGTGATCAGGGACCTACAGGAGAGTCGGGTGATTCTGAGTGACAAGCTGgcacagcagaagcagcagctggtagATGTCTGCAGCTTCAGCTACATTCTGGAGCCTGACTTTGTAAATCTTCAGGACACCAAAGACAGT AATCTGGCCCACCTAGTAACTCTTCAAAGCAGGACCAAGAAGCTGCAGGGGTTGAGTGTGGGCGGGTACCAAGCCCTATCCACCAGTGAATCCATCGACGTTGCTACGCAAAGCAAGATGGAGCGCATGCACACTACCAGCGCCATCTTGCACCGTGTGTGTCAGGAATTCCCTCAGCACCAGGGGGCGCTGCACAGGCTGTTACTGGCACTGGCAGCACGCACACAAGTCCTGGAGCAGGAGATGTCCTGA